The following DNA comes from Phytohabitans rumicis.
GGCGGCGCGCATCAGGTCGCTGGGGTCGGTGCCGGCGACCGGCCGTTCGACGACCCCGACGCTGGCGGAGACCCGCAGGTCGTGCCCGTCGACGCGGATCGGGTCGGCGAGCGCGGCGAGGGCCGCGTCGGCCACCTTGACGGCGTCGTCGGTGCAGGTGGTGTCGTCGATGAGGATCGCGAACTCGTCTCCGCCCACCCGGGCCACGAGGAGACCGCCCACCCGGGCCACCAGGAGCCGCCCGAGCCGGCCCAGCCGTTCGGCCACCGACGCCAGCAGCTGGTCGCCGACGCCGTGCCCGAGGCTGTCGTTGACCGTCCGGAAGCCGTCGAGGCCGAGGATGCACACGCCGAGCCGTACGCCGGGGCGGGTGACCGCGCACGCGTGCTCGAGGGCGCGGTGGAAGAACGTGCGGTTGGGCAGCGCGGTGAGCGGGTCATGCAGCACGGCGTACCGGAAGCGGGTCTCGCTCTCCCGCAGCGCGGCCTCGGCCTGCGCGCGGGCGGCGAGTGCGGCGTGCCGCAGCGAGTCCTGGGCGTCGAGCGTGTGGTCGCGCAGGGCGCGGGCGTAGCCGGTGGCGACCGCCTCGACGACGTCTGCGGGGAAATGCTGGTGCATAAGGGCGACGGTGCGGCCGAGGGTCTCCGGTGTACCCAGGCCGGCGGCGACGAGCTCCGGGCCGGCGTCGGGGAGCCTGGCGCTGAGCCGGTCGAGCAGCGCCACGAGCTCGACGTACGTCAGGGGAGCCGCCGAGGCGCCGTAGACTGCCCTCGCCCACGCCTCGACGAAGAGCCTCCGCTCCGCCTCGGTCATCGGGCCCTAGGCTACCGCCAACGCGCGATCCGCGTCACCCGCGCGTCGGCGGGCGGCGGGCACGACGAGCGGGCTGCCCGTCTCGGGGTCGGGGATGACGCGGCAGTCGAGGCCGAACACGTCGCGGACCAGGTCGGCGTCGACGATCGCGCCGGGCGCGCCCTCGGCGACGATCTGGCCGGCGCGCATGGCGATGAGGTGGGTGGCGTACCGGCAGGCCTGGTTGAGGTCGTGCAGCACCGCGACGAGCGTGCGGCCGCCGGTCTCCTGCAGGTCGGCGCACAGGTCGAGCACCTCGACCTGGTGGGTGATGTCCAGGAACGTGGTGGGCTCGTCCAGCAGCAGGATGCCGGTCTGCTGGGCCAGGGCCATGGCGAGCCAGACCCGCTGGCGCTGGCCGCCGGACAGCTCGTCGACGAGCCGGTCGGCCAGGTCGCTGACGCCGGTCGCCGCCATCGACTCGCGCACGACCCGCTCGTCCTCCCGGGACCACTGGCGCAGCAGGCGCTGGTGCGGGAAGCGGCCGCGGGCCACGAGGTCGGTCACCGTGATGCCGTCGGGCGCGATCGACGTCTGGGGGAGCAGGCCGAGCCGCCGGGCGACCTCCTTCGACGGGTACGACGTGATGACCTTGCCGTCGAGGTGGACGGCGCCGGTGCGCGGGCGGAGCATCCGGGACAGGGCCCGGAGCAGGGTGGACTTGC
Coding sequences within:
- a CDS encoding ABC transporter ATP-binding protein, whose amino-acid sequence is MSARLTGEGLTLAYEQRVVAEGLSVTIPDNSFTVIVGPNACGKSTLLRALSRMLRPRTGAVHLDGKVITSYPSKEVARRLGLLPQTSIAPDGITVTDLVARGRFPHQRLLRQWSREDERVVRESMAATGVSDLADRLVDELSGGQRQRVWLAMALAQQTGILLLDEPTTFLDITHQVEVLDLCADLQETGGRTLVAVLHDLNQACRYATHLIAMRAGQIVAEGAPGAIVDADLVRDVFGLDCRVIPDPETGSPLVVPAARRRAGDADRALAVA